From a single Tetrapisispora phaffii CBS 4417 chromosome 15, complete genome genomic region:
- the YRA2 gene encoding Yra2p (similar to Saccharomyces cerevisiae YRA2 (YKL214C); ancestral locus Anc_1.535): MDDISENKPGEQHRVARYRRRDVRNLDNKLGFRGQAEEPVKKRVKFSNLPVDVSDFTVEDMVKEFGTPVFSRFYEYKDGRTAVFELETPGAMEKVVEKYNDFEINGSKIAVEMFDLRQRKPKSSFTPVYARGSRGSHYAEIREQPFTSNKSSHGSRKKATQPAKPTVEELDAELEAYMKST; encoded by the exons ATGGATGACATTAGCGAGAAT AAACCAGGTGAACAACACAGAGTTGCAAGATATCGTAGAAGGGATGTTCGGAATTTAGACAACAAGCTTGGGTTCAGGGGTCAGGCTGAGGAGCCTGTTAAGAAGAGAGTTAAGTTTTCCAATCTACCGGTTGACGTTTCTGATTTTACTGTGGAGGATATGGTAAAAGAATTTGGAACACCGGTGTTCTCCAGGTTTTATGAATACAAAGATGGTAGAACGGCTGTGTTTGAATTAGAAACCCCAGGAGCTATGGAGAAAGTGGTTgagaaatataatgatttcGAGATAAACGGTAGTAAGATAGCCGTCGAGATGTTTGACTTGAGACAAAGAAAGCCAAAAAGTAGTTTTACTCCAGTGTATGCTAGAGGTTCTAGAGGAAGCCATTATGCTGAAATCCGTGAACAACCGTTTACGAGCAACAAGAGCTCCCATGGTTCCAGAAAAAAAGCCACACAGCCAGCCAAGCCAACTGTGGAAGAATTGGATGCAGAACTAGA
- the TRP3 gene encoding bifunctional anthranilate synthase/indole-3-glycerol-phosphate synthase (similar to Saccharomyces cerevisiae TRP3 (YKL211C); ancestral locus Anc_1.532), producing MSANRKVVLIDNYDSFTWNIYEYLCQEGADVEVYRNDTITVEEVARLSPEVLVISPGPGHPKTDSGVSREAIEYFTGKIPVFGICMGQQCMFEVFGGEVAYAGEIVHGKTSPIFHDNKGFFKNVPQGVSVTRYHSLAGTNETLPDVLEVSAKTESGVIMGVRHKKYTVEGVQFHPEAILTEEGHLMIRNILTVTGGTWEENELNKKKQAIVSNGGGSILDKIYAQRKEDLAEQAKVPGFTERDLETNFKLGLAPSAHNFYEKLRTAKGSAAVIAEVKRASPSKGDIFIDAIAAEQGLKYAEAGAAAISVLTEPHWFKGSLQDLVNIRKALDKKYESSPLQRPCILRKEFIFNKYQIIEARLAGADTVLLIVKMLSQEQLLDLYTYATKEMGIEPLVEVSSKEELDCAVEIGAKVIGVNNRDLHTFNVDLQTTTSLVASTPKDTLLIALSGISTKADADKYKKEGVHGFLVGEALMRSSNVSQLITDLSV from the coding sequence ATGTCTGCTAATAGAAAAGTTgttttaattgataattaCGATTCCTTCACTTGGAATATCTACGAGTATTTATGCCAGGAAGGTGCTGATGTGGAGGTCTATCGTAACGACACGATCACTGTCGAGGAGGTGGCGAGGTTGAGTCCCGAGGTGTTGGTGATTTCTCCCGGGCCAGGGCATCCAAAGACCGATTCGGGTGTCTCGAGAGAGGCTATTGAGTACTTCACTGGTAAAATCCCGGTGTTTGGTATTTGCATGGGCCAACAATGTATGTTCGAGGTCTTTGGCGGGGAGGTTGCTTACGCCGGTGAGATTGTTCACGGGAAGACGTCCCCTATCTTCCATGACAATAAAggtttctttaaaaatgttCCCCAGGGTGTCAGTGTCACTAGATACCATTCGCTTGCCGGCACCAATGAAACTCTCCCAGACGTGCTAGAGGTCAGTGCGAAGACGGAGAGTGGTGTCATCATGGGTGTCAGGCACAAGAAGTACACCGTGGAAGGTGTACAGTTCCACCCGGAGGCTATCTTGACGGAGGAGGGTCATTTGATGattagaaatatattgacTGTCACTGGAGGCACATGGGAAGAAAATGAACTgaacaagaaaaaacaaGCTATTGTCTCGAATGGTGGAGGGTCGATCCTGGATAAGATCTACGCCCAGCGTAAGGAAGACCTTGCAGAACAAGCAAAGGTTCCAGGGTTCACTGAAAGGGATCTCGAgacaaatttcaaattggGCTTGGCTCCATCTGCACATAACTTTTACGAAAAGTTAAGAACCGCAAAGGGCTCTGCTGCAGTCATTGCAGAAGTCAAGCGTGCCTCTCCATCAAAGGGAGATATATTCATCGACGCTATTGCTGCCGAACAAGGTTTGAAATACGCCGAGGCTGGTGCTGCTGCAATCTCGGTCTTGACAGAACCCCATTGGTTCAAAGGTTCGTTGCAAGATCTGGTAAATATTAGAAAAGCGCTAGACAAGAAGTACGAGTCGAGTCCTTTGCAGAGACCTTGTATTTTGAGAAAAGAGTTCATCTTCAACAAATACCAAATAATAGAAGCCAGACTGGCCGGTGCCGATACAGTGTTACTGATCGTCAAGATGCTTTCCCAAGAGCAACTGTTAGATCTATACACTTATGCCACCAAGGAAATGGGAATCGAGCCTCTCGTCGAAGTCAGCTCCAAAGAAGAACTAGACTGTGCTGTTGAAATCGGCGCTAAAGTTATCGGTGTCAACAACAGGGACTTGCACACATTCAACGTTGATCTACAAACTACCACCAGCTTGGTCGCTTCCACTCCAAAAGACACTCTCCTAATCGCACTTTCTGGTATCTCCACAAAAGCAGATGCAGACAAGTACAAAAAGGAAGGTGTCCACGGTTTCCTAGTCGGTGAAGCCCTAATGAGATCATCTAATGTCAGCCAACTAATCACAGACCTGTCagtataa
- the CDC11 gene encoding septin CDC11 (similar to Saccharomyces cerevisiae CDC11 (YJR076C); ancestral locus Anc_1.531) has product MSGIIEASSALRKRKHLKRGINFTLMVVGQSGCGRSTLINTLCGQQVVNTSTTVMLPTDTATEIPVQLREETVELEDEESVKIQLNIIDTPGFADSLDNSQSFELISDFIRHQYDEILLEESRVRRNPRFKDGRVHACLYMITPSGHGLKELDIVFMRQLGVLVNVIPVISKADSLTLEELKVNKTLIMEDIDKYDLPVYNFPFDEHDISDEEYETNMYLRSLLPFSIIGSNDVFDNGDGIMIRGRKYPWGTLDVEDATVSDFVVLRNMLLISHLNDLKEYTHEILYERYRTDALSGDTQNNAITYTRPDGSDPNYASPQLPSVTRALGNTHIDNGSNLNSPNPQDTYLAREEQIKLEEERLKAFEDRVQQELQMKRQELLQRGKRTKRNRRQIRERSQIQSRGQ; this is encoded by the coding sequence ATGAGTGGTATTATTGAAGCATCGTCGGCGTTGAGGAAGAGAAAGCATTTGAAAAGAGGGATCAATTTCACTCTGATGGTGGTAGGCCAGTCTGGGTGTGGTCGTTCGACCTTGATTAACACGCTGTGTGGCCAGCAGGTCGTCAATACGAGCACCACTGTCATGTTGCCGACCGACACGGCTACTGAGATCCCGGTGCAATTGAGGGAGGAAACAGTCGAGTTGGAGGACGAGGAGAGTGTCAAgatacaattgaatattatcGACACACCAGGGTTTGCAGACTCGTTGGACAATTCGCAATCGTTCGAGTTGATCTCCGACTTTATTCGTCATCAGTACGACGAAATTCTGCTGGAGGAGAGCAGGGTCAGAAGAAACCCAAGGTTCAAGGACGGAAGGGTCCATGCGTGTCTGTATATGATCACCCCTTCTGGCCACGGTTTGAAAGAATTGGATATCGTGTTCATGAGACAATTGGGTGTCCTCGTGAACGTCATTCCCGTGATAAGCAAAGCTGATTCATTGACTTTGGAGGAGTTGAAAGTGAACAAAACACTAATAATGGAGGACATCGACAAGTACGACCTGCCAGTTTACAACTTCCCGTTCGACGAGCACGACATCTCCGACGAAGAATACGAAACAAACATGTACCTACGTTCTCTATTACCCTTCTCCATCATTGGCTCAAACGATGTGTTTGATAATGGCGATGGCATAATGATCCGTGGCAGGAAATACCCATGGGGTACTTTGGATGTCGAAGATGCCACCGTGTCTGATTTCGTCGTGTTGAGAAACATGTTGTTGATATCTCACTTGAACGACTTGAAAGAATACACCCACGAGATCTTATACGAACGTTACAGAACAGACGCATTGTCCGGGGACACACAGAACAACGCCATTACTTATACCAGGCCGGACGGAAGCGATCCAAACTACGCATCGCCACAGCTCCCTTCCGTCACCAGAGCCTTGGGAAACACACACATAGACAACGGATCGAACCTCAATTCGCCAAACCCACAAGACACCTATCTTGCACGTGAAGAACAAATCAAGTTGGAAGAGGAAAGATTAAAGGCCTTCGAAGATAGAGTACAACAAGAACTACAAATGAAGAGACAGGAATTACTACAAAGGGGAAAAAGAACTAAAAGAAATCGAAGACAGATTAGAGAGAGAAGCCAAATTCAAAGTAGAGGACAATGA
- the TPHA0O00150 gene encoding uncharacterized protein (similar to Saccharomyces cerevisiae HOC1 (YJR075W); ancestral locus Anc_1.530): MTKLKRGAIIRRLVVAFTVGFFILIGLFKLKSHHKDTDLNSLIPNLPIDIRQNLLAATNDRKHDTETMQKFEELFKEIKKNQEEQSKQLEKQRRLLDSKIQKIKVQNKKEATLRESLAFTYEYDQSRKLPAYIWQLYPTDKKQQLELKKKIEQARAEGKEISQEMSDTEQVDLNKWEAKNPGFVHEVFNHVVMKALVQHFYANIPAVVEAFETLPSDILKVDFFKYLILYARGGVYADIDTDPIQAIPNWIPENVNPKSVGLLIGIEHDAELPGWENFYVRRLQFGTWIIQAKPGHPIIKEVIARITEETLKRKRENNLNVNLRNNLNLMSWTGSALFTDTIFAYFNNYLKSGISTPVTWREFHKLTEPVLLSDVLVFPRGSFNVQKKAKVTDQSGTAKDKLVINEEEADPLDKILLDKSLQLVSHNIENFWKAPKQKVDQAAKKQ; the protein is encoded by the coding sequence ATGACAAAGTTGAAAAGAGGTGCTATTATTAGAAGGCTTGTGGTTGCCTTCACCGTTGGGTTTTTCATCCTGATCGGTTTGTTCAAGTTGAAGTCTCACCACAAGGACACCGACTTGAATAGTTTGATTCCTAACTTACCGATCGATATCAGACAGAATCTTTTGGCTGCCACGAACGACAGGAAACATGATACCGAGACCATGCAGAAGTTCGAAGAATTGTTTAAGGAGATCAAGAAGAACCAGGAGGAACAGTCCAAACAGTTGGAGAAGCAGAGACGTCTTTTGGACTCCAAGATACAGAAGATCAAGGTGCAGAACAAGAAAGAGGCCACTTTGAGGGAGTCCTTGGCGTTCACTTATGAATACGATCAGTCCAGGAAGTTACCAGCATACATCTGGCAGTTGTATCCTACTGACAAGAAGCAGCAATTGGAACTTAAAAAGAAGATCGAGCAAGCTAGGGCTGAAGGGAAGGAGATATCGCAAGAGATGAGCGACACCGAACAGGTGGATCTGAACAAGTGGGAGGCCAAGAACCCTGGGTTTGTCCATGAAGTGTTCAATCACGTTGTTATGAAGGCGTTGGTGCAACATTTCTATGCTAACATTCCTGCTGTGGTCGAGGCTTTCGAAACGTTACCTTCAGATATCTTGAAAGtcgatttttttaaatactTGATCTTGTACGCAAGAGGTGGTGTTTACGCCGACATTGACACCGATCCGATTCAAGCTATTCCAAATTGGATCCCAGAAAACGTGAACCCAAAATCTGTAGGCTTGTTGATCGGGATTGAACATGACGCCGAATTGCCTGGTTGGGAAAACTTTTACGTTAGAAGACTTCAATTCGGTACTTGGATCATACAAGCAAAACCAGGTCATCCAATTATCAAAGAGGTCATTGCTAGAATAACAGAAGAAACATTGAAACGTAAGAGAGAGAACAATTTGAACGTGAACTTGAGAAACAACTTGAACCTAATGAGTTGGACGGGTTCTGCCCTGTTCACCGATACAATCTTCGCCTACTTTAACAACTACTTAAAGAGTGGCATCTCCACTCCTGTCACATGGAGAGAGTTCCATAAATTAACTGAGCCAGTTCTGCTAAGCGATGTGCTAGTGTTCCCAAGAGGTTCGTTCAACGTGCAAAAGAAGGCTAAAGTCACCGATCAGTCTGGAACTGCCAAGGACAAACTGGTCATCAACGAGGAAGAGGCAGACCCACTTGATAAGATCTTGTTGGATAAGTCTTTGCAACTGGTCTCTCATAACATTGAAAACTTTTGGAAAGCACCAAAACAAAAGGTTGACCAAGCAGCCAAAAAACAGTAA